In Streptobacillus felis, a single genomic region encodes these proteins:
- the rpoZ gene encoding DNA-directed RNA polymerase subunit omega has protein sequence MKKEKISVDELLKKVPNKYELAILAGKAARKEFIEGVEKYKIIDNVFEDILEEKVKIVENE, from the coding sequence AAAAATTTCAGTAGATGAATTATTAAAAAAAGTGCCTAATAAATATGAGTTAGCTATTTTAGCTGGAAAAGCAGCTAGAAAAGAATTTATAGAAGGTGTTGAAAAATATAAGATAATTGATAATGTATTTGAAGATATATTAGAAGAAAAAGTAAAAATTGTAGAAAATGAATAA